In one window of Henckelia pumila isolate YLH828 chromosome 1, ASM3356847v2, whole genome shotgun sequence DNA:
- the LOC140875746 gene encoding peroxisomal membrane protein PMP22 isoform X1 — MSELVKESWQKYLMQLQTYPLRTKAITAGVLMGSSNLVAQKISGAKKIQLKKCLLFMLYGFAYSGPFGHFLHKVMDAIFRGKKADKRTVAKKVLLEQLTTSPWNNFFFMMYYGLVVEGSPWLLVTNKVRNDYPKVQLTAWKFWPLVGWINYQYVPLQFRVLFHSLVASLWAIFLNLKARSIAAKKP, encoded by the exons ATGTCTGAGTTAGTGAAGGAATCTTGGCAGAAATACTTGATGCAGCTGCAAACGTACCCTCTCAGAACTAAG GCGATCACGGCAGGAGTTTTGATGGGGAGTAGTAATTTGGTAGCCCAGAAAATTTCTGGTGCCAAAAAGATTCAACTAAAAAAATGTCTTCTTTTCATG TTGTATGGATTTGCGTATTCGGGGCCATTTGGGCATTTTTTACACAAAGTAATGGATGCCATTTTCAGAGGAAAGAAGGCGGACAAACGTACTGTTGCTAAAAag GTTTTGTTGGAACAATTAACCACCTCCCCTTGGAACAACTTCTTTTTCATGATGTATTATGGCTTGGTAGTTGAAG gtAGCCCATGGTTATTGGTGACAAACAAAGTTCGAAATGACTATCCCAAGGTGCAATTGACTGCGTGGAAG TTTTGGCCATTAGTGGGTTGGATCAATTACCAGTACGTGCCTTTACAATTTCGTGTTTTATTTCACAGCCTCGTCGCTTCACTCTG GGCTATCTTTCTGAATTTAAAAGCAAGATCTATTGCTGCTAAGAAGCCTTGA
- the LOC140875746 gene encoding peroxisomal membrane protein PMP22 isoform X2, translating into MSELVKESWQKYLMQLQTYPLRTKLYGFAYSGPFGHFLHKVMDAIFRGKKADKRTVAKKVLLEQLTTSPWNNFFFMMYYGLVVEGSPWLLVTNKVRNDYPKVQLTAWKFWPLVGWINYQYVPLQFRVLFHSLVASLWAIFLNLKARSIAAKKP; encoded by the exons ATGTCTGAGTTAGTGAAGGAATCTTGGCAGAAATACTTGATGCAGCTGCAAACGTACCCTCTCAGAACTAAG TTGTATGGATTTGCGTATTCGGGGCCATTTGGGCATTTTTTACACAAAGTAATGGATGCCATTTTCAGAGGAAAGAAGGCGGACAAACGTACTGTTGCTAAAAag GTTTTGTTGGAACAATTAACCACCTCCCCTTGGAACAACTTCTTTTTCATGATGTATTATGGCTTGGTAGTTGAAG gtAGCCCATGGTTATTGGTGACAAACAAAGTTCGAAATGACTATCCCAAGGTGCAATTGACTGCGTGGAAG TTTTGGCCATTAGTGGGTTGGATCAATTACCAGTACGTGCCTTTACAATTTCGTGTTTTATTTCACAGCCTCGTCGCTTCACTCTG GGCTATCTTTCTGAATTTAAAAGCAAGATCTATTGCTGCTAAGAAGCCTTGA
- the LOC140875070 gene encoding large ribosomal subunit protein bL28c has translation MATITAAIGPLMAGFSAAKSHGFNKLSMNVSRTTSGLNFTASQLSGTKISATHFQIPTPVPVDALPRPSLLPVARRICPFTGKKSNRANIVSHSNHKTKKLQFVNLQYKRIWWEAGKRYVKLRLSTKAIKTIEKNGLDAVAKKAGIDLSKK, from the exons ATGGCAACCATCACTGCTGCAATCGGACCACTAATGGCGGGTTTTTCAGCAGCGAAATCCCATGGTTTCAATAAGCTTTCGATGAATGTGTCGAGAACCACTTCAGGTCTTAATTTCACTGCATCACAGCTGAGCGGTACCAAGATTTCAGCGACCCATTTTCAAATCCCTACTCCTGTTCCGGTTGATGCTCTACCCAGGCCTTCTCTTCTGCCTGTTGCAC GAAGAATATGTCCGTTTACGGGGAAGAAATCAAACAGGGCAAACATAGTTTCTCATTCGAATCACAAGACAAAGAAGCTGCAATTTGTCAATCTACAATACAAGAGAATCTGGTGGGAGGCAGGGAAACGCTATGTGAAACTACGATTATCAACAAAAGCTATAAAAACCATAGAGAAGAATGGACTTGATGCGGTTGCTAAGAAGGCAGGAATTGATCTAAGCAAAAAGTAA
- the LOC140888416 gene encoding uncharacterized protein isoform X2 has product MTLSRQHKEKLGNKKVSQDDCMEGTSARTRPVSYDDIMLRRKTREDAAKQDADVQTHIASSRDYIEKVLHSPESHGQLTEDFIATDTKYTSDDSQKLSPWKKGDSGASNRDEKLVEDKDIVVRDTKIKLKSIISSDRASEGKSEAHNHQNRKKDGISTYDYNDGSYHQVNFVRKELISERSSEKSKLNRKALDNEDGQIYRNRKTDKFTTGDPEKESKKRNGRDIIHTDGRRGKSEKETKHKRQDEEDKTRGRTAGKKHNSETKGVELMGAHHEKSKVRRNQSESRERDKHRGKRSPSYSPKEHKHSSKYKKHRGESPSHFLKDRPARDHSDVVNKRISGNGSSSHKRHMVSFSGLGGYSPRKRKTNAAAKTPSPSRRSPEKKFAGWDLPADGKDSIVASSTFSLHASDQNSTLNLNEFPLGIPVIPALVKSIGISPLTLSSQMHAVDSIQLTQATRPMRRLYVENLPASATEKDLMECINNLLMSSGFSYLQGTQPCISCIINKEKGQALLEFLTPEDASVALSFGGKSFFGCNLRIRRPRDYTEVTTASPDKPLVAVDSVRNVVEDSPHKIFIGGISKVVSSEMLLEIARVFGPLKAYHFEFIGDSDEPCAYLEYVDHSVTSKACAGLNGMRLGGRVVTAVIATPDAALLENVGKLPFYGIPELAMPLLAKPTSVLKLQNMLDPEGILSLSDTGLEEIMEDIKLECSRFGVVISINVIKPTISSGIMEAYEVQKANISIDGRSFEFDSKNCSTEQLNGSTDELEEDRLTPREIPSEFENHNRTMEDNKGVNKPVEPEDINGFTVIGNGLSEEIVAEKPVKNETCEPSSAEINASFDDPPFQENFGACNVQSTKKQNDSEVEFDHSDKSANTIPMTDTERPFVKDELISEEDAKIMNLVALDSNARKDANAHENGCNKDTLYDLEYLFELGSVLVEYKRAEAACAAAHCLHGRLFDGRVVAVSYVDHDLYQRRFGK; this is encoded by the exons ATGACATTATCTCGGCAACACAAGGAGAAGCTTGGAAATAAGAAAGTGTCCCAAGATGATTGCATGGAGGGAACCTCAGCGCGGACGAGACCTGTCAGTTATGATGATATTATGCTTAGAAGGAAAACCAGGGAAGATGCAGCTAAGCAAGATGCGGATGTCCAGACACATATTGCATCATCAAGAGACTATATTGAAAAAGTTCTTCATTCGCCAGAATCCCATGGGCAACTAACCGAGGATTTTATTGCAACAGATACAAAGTATACGTCAGATGATTCGCAGAAGCTTAGTCCTTGGAAAAAAGGGGATTCTGGTGCTTCTAACAGGGATGAAAAATTAGTCGAGGATAAAGATATAGTAGTTCGAGACACCAAAATCAAGTTAAAGAGTATAATAAGCAGCGATAGAGCCTCAGAAGGCAAAAGTGAAGCACATAATCACCAAAACAGAAAAAAGGATGGCATATCAACCTATGATTATAATGATGGATCTTATCATCAAGTCAACTTTGTTAGAAAGGAATTAATTTCTGAAAGAAGTTCAGAGAAATCCAAATTAAATAGGAAAGCACTTGATAATGAGGACGGACAGATTTACAGAAACAGGAAAACCGATAAATTTACGACTGGTGACCCTGAGAAGGAGTCTAAGAAAAGAAATGGAAGAGATATAATCCATACTGATGGAAGAAGAGGCAAATCTGAAAAAGAAACCAAACACAAACGTCAAGATGAAGAAGATAAAACTAGAGGTAGAACTGCTGGTAAAAAACACAATTCAGAAACAAAAGGAGTAGAATTAATGGGTGCCCATCATGAAAAATCCAAGGTAAGGAGGAATCAATCTGAGAGCAGAGAGCGTGACAAACACCGAGGTAAAAGGTCTCCTTCATATTCACCAAAGGAACATAAACACTCATCTAAATATAAGAAGCACCGTGGAGAATCACCCTCACATTTTCTGAAGGACAGGCCAGCAAGAGATCATTCTGATGTTGTCAATAAGAGGATATCTGGAAATGGATCTAGTAGTCACAAGAGACATATGGTTTCTTTTAGTGGTCTAGGGGGTTATTCGCCTAGAAAGAGGAAAACTAATGCTGCTGCCAAAACTCCTTCGCCATCTCGCCGTTCTCCAGAAAAGAAGTTTGCTGGGTGGGATTTACCAGCTGATGGTAAAGATAGCATAGTTGCCAGTTCAACTTTTTCCTTGCAcgcctcagatcagaattcaACATTGAACTTAAATGAGTTTCCCCTTGGTATTCCGGTGATCCCAGCATTAGTAAAATCCATTGGGATTTCTCCTCTGACCTTATCCTCGCAGATGCATGCTGTTGACTCTATTCAGCTTACTCAAGCGACGAGACCTATGAGGAGGCTTTACGTTGAAAATTTGCCAGCTTCAGCTACAGAGAAAGATCTAATGGAATGTATTAACAATTTACTTATGTCATCTGGTTTTAGCTATCTTCAAGGAACCCAGCCCTGTATCAGCTGTATA ATAAATAAGGAGAAAGGCCAAGCCCTTTTGGAATTCTTGACTCCGGAGGATGCTTCTGTTGCTCTATCTTTTGGTGGGAAATCTTTTTTTGGATGCAATCTTAGAATCAGGCGCCCCAGGGACTACACTGAAGTAACT ACTGCTTCTCCTGACAAACCACTGGTTGCCGTTGATTCAGTTCGGAATGTTGTAGAAGATTCGCCCCACAAG ATCTTTATTGGTGGAATTTCAAAAGTTGTCTCTTCTGAAATG CTTTTGGAGATTGCTAGAGTCTTTGGACCTCTGAAGGCATACCACTTTGAATTTATTGGTGATAGTGATGAGCCATGTGCATATCTCGAG TATGTTGACCATTCAGTTACCTCAAAGGCCTGTGCTGGTCTCAATGGTATGAGGTTGGGTGGACGAGTTGTGACTGCTGTAATTGCTACTCCAGATGCAGCTTTATTG GAAAATGTTGGAAAACTTCCATTTTATGGGATTCCTGAACTTGCAATGCCCCTTCTTGCGAAGCCCACATCTGTTCTAAAGTTGCAAAATATG TTGGATCCTGAAGGGATCCTGTCGTTGTCTGACACCGGACTGGAAGAAATAATggaagatataaagctagagtGTTCAAG GTTTGGTGTGGTAATATCTATTAATGTTATCAAGCCCACGATTTCTTCTGGCATAATGGAAGCGTATGAAGTACAAAAAGCAAATATTTCAATTGATGGGCGCAGCTTTGAGTTTGACAGTAAGAACTGTAGTACGGAACAGTTAAATGGAAGTACTGATGAGTTGGAAGAAGATAGGTTAACACCTCGAGAAATTCCAAGTGAATTTGAGAATCATAATCGAACTATGGAAGATAACAAAGGGGTTAATAAACCAGTTGAACCTGAGGATATCAATGGGTTCACAGTCATTGGTAATGGGCTTTCTGAAGAAATAGTTGCTGAAAAACCTGTGAAAAATGAGACTTGTGAACCATCTTCAGCAGAAATAAATGCTTCTTTTGATGACCCACCCTTCCAAGAAAACTTTGGTGCTTGTAATGTACAATCGACCAAGAAGCAAAATGATTCGGAAGTTGAGTTTGATCATAGTGATAAAAGTGCCAACACCATTCCAATGACAGACACGGAGAGGCCATTCGTGAAGGATGAGCTGATTTCCGAAGAAGATGCAAAAATCATGAATCTTGTTGCATTGGACAGTAATGCAAGGAAAGACGCCAATGCTCATGAGAATGGCTGTAACAAGGATACTTTATATGATCTTGAGTATTTGTTCGAGCTTGGCTCTGTTCTCGTAGAGTATAAAAGAGCAGAAGCTGCCTGTGCCGCCGCACATTGTTTGCATGGCCGGTTATTTGATGGTCGTGTTGTAGCAGTGTCCTATGTTGATCATGATCTGTACCAAAGGAGGTTTGGCAAGTAA
- the LOC140888416 gene encoding uncharacterized protein isoform X1, translating into MTLSRQHKEKLGNKKVSQDDCMEGTSARTRPVSYDDIMLRRKTREDAAKQDADVQTHIASSRDYIEKVLHSPESHGQLTEDFIATDTKYTSDDSQKLSPWKKGDSGASNRDEKLVEDKDIVVRDTKIKLKSIISSDRASEGKSEAHNHQNRKKDGISTYDYNDGSYHQVNFVRKELISERSSEKSKLNRKALDNEDGQIYRNRKTDKFTTGDPEKESKKRNGRDIIHTDGRRGKSEKETKHKRQDEEDKTRGRTAGKKHNSETKGVELMGAHHEKSKVRRNQSESRERDKHRGKRSPSYSPKEHKHSSKYKKHRGESPSHFLKDRPARDHSDVVNKRISGNGSSSHKRHMVSFSGLGGYSPRKRKTNAAAKTPSPSRRSPEKKFAGWDLPADGKDSIVASSTFSLHASDQNSTLNLNEFPLGIPVIPALVKSIGISPLTLSSQMHAVDSIQLTQATRPMRRLYVENLPASATEKDLMECINNLLMSSGFSYLQGTQPCISCIINKEKGQALLEFLTPEDASVALSFGGKSFFGCNLRIRRPRDYTEVTVRTASPDKPLVAVDSVRNVVEDSPHKIFIGGISKVVSSEMLLEIARVFGPLKAYHFEFIGDSDEPCAYLEYVDHSVTSKACAGLNGMRLGGRVVTAVIATPDAALLENVGKLPFYGIPELAMPLLAKPTSVLKLQNMLDPEGILSLSDTGLEEIMEDIKLECSRFGVVISINVIKPTISSGIMEAYEVQKANISIDGRSFEFDSKNCSTEQLNGSTDELEEDRLTPREIPSEFENHNRTMEDNKGVNKPVEPEDINGFTVIGNGLSEEIVAEKPVKNETCEPSSAEINASFDDPPFQENFGACNVQSTKKQNDSEVEFDHSDKSANTIPMTDTERPFVKDELISEEDAKIMNLVALDSNARKDANAHENGCNKDTLYDLEYLFELGSVLVEYKRAEAACAAAHCLHGRLFDGRVVAVSYVDHDLYQRRFGK; encoded by the exons ATGACATTATCTCGGCAACACAAGGAGAAGCTTGGAAATAAGAAAGTGTCCCAAGATGATTGCATGGAGGGAACCTCAGCGCGGACGAGACCTGTCAGTTATGATGATATTATGCTTAGAAGGAAAACCAGGGAAGATGCAGCTAAGCAAGATGCGGATGTCCAGACACATATTGCATCATCAAGAGACTATATTGAAAAAGTTCTTCATTCGCCAGAATCCCATGGGCAACTAACCGAGGATTTTATTGCAACAGATACAAAGTATACGTCAGATGATTCGCAGAAGCTTAGTCCTTGGAAAAAAGGGGATTCTGGTGCTTCTAACAGGGATGAAAAATTAGTCGAGGATAAAGATATAGTAGTTCGAGACACCAAAATCAAGTTAAAGAGTATAATAAGCAGCGATAGAGCCTCAGAAGGCAAAAGTGAAGCACATAATCACCAAAACAGAAAAAAGGATGGCATATCAACCTATGATTATAATGATGGATCTTATCATCAAGTCAACTTTGTTAGAAAGGAATTAATTTCTGAAAGAAGTTCAGAGAAATCCAAATTAAATAGGAAAGCACTTGATAATGAGGACGGACAGATTTACAGAAACAGGAAAACCGATAAATTTACGACTGGTGACCCTGAGAAGGAGTCTAAGAAAAGAAATGGAAGAGATATAATCCATACTGATGGAAGAAGAGGCAAATCTGAAAAAGAAACCAAACACAAACGTCAAGATGAAGAAGATAAAACTAGAGGTAGAACTGCTGGTAAAAAACACAATTCAGAAACAAAAGGAGTAGAATTAATGGGTGCCCATCATGAAAAATCCAAGGTAAGGAGGAATCAATCTGAGAGCAGAGAGCGTGACAAACACCGAGGTAAAAGGTCTCCTTCATATTCACCAAAGGAACATAAACACTCATCTAAATATAAGAAGCACCGTGGAGAATCACCCTCACATTTTCTGAAGGACAGGCCAGCAAGAGATCATTCTGATGTTGTCAATAAGAGGATATCTGGAAATGGATCTAGTAGTCACAAGAGACATATGGTTTCTTTTAGTGGTCTAGGGGGTTATTCGCCTAGAAAGAGGAAAACTAATGCTGCTGCCAAAACTCCTTCGCCATCTCGCCGTTCTCCAGAAAAGAAGTTTGCTGGGTGGGATTTACCAGCTGATGGTAAAGATAGCATAGTTGCCAGTTCAACTTTTTCCTTGCAcgcctcagatcagaattcaACATTGAACTTAAATGAGTTTCCCCTTGGTATTCCGGTGATCCCAGCATTAGTAAAATCCATTGGGATTTCTCCTCTGACCTTATCCTCGCAGATGCATGCTGTTGACTCTATTCAGCTTACTCAAGCGACGAGACCTATGAGGAGGCTTTACGTTGAAAATTTGCCAGCTTCAGCTACAGAGAAAGATCTAATGGAATGTATTAACAATTTACTTATGTCATCTGGTTTTAGCTATCTTCAAGGAACCCAGCCCTGTATCAGCTGTATA ATAAATAAGGAGAAAGGCCAAGCCCTTTTGGAATTCTTGACTCCGGAGGATGCTTCTGTTGCTCTATCTTTTGGTGGGAAATCTTTTTTTGGATGCAATCTTAGAATCAGGCGCCCCAGGGACTACACTGAAGTAACTGTACGA ACTGCTTCTCCTGACAAACCACTGGTTGCCGTTGATTCAGTTCGGAATGTTGTAGAAGATTCGCCCCACAAG ATCTTTATTGGTGGAATTTCAAAAGTTGTCTCTTCTGAAATG CTTTTGGAGATTGCTAGAGTCTTTGGACCTCTGAAGGCATACCACTTTGAATTTATTGGTGATAGTGATGAGCCATGTGCATATCTCGAG TATGTTGACCATTCAGTTACCTCAAAGGCCTGTGCTGGTCTCAATGGTATGAGGTTGGGTGGACGAGTTGTGACTGCTGTAATTGCTACTCCAGATGCAGCTTTATTG GAAAATGTTGGAAAACTTCCATTTTATGGGATTCCTGAACTTGCAATGCCCCTTCTTGCGAAGCCCACATCTGTTCTAAAGTTGCAAAATATG TTGGATCCTGAAGGGATCCTGTCGTTGTCTGACACCGGACTGGAAGAAATAATggaagatataaagctagagtGTTCAAG GTTTGGTGTGGTAATATCTATTAATGTTATCAAGCCCACGATTTCTTCTGGCATAATGGAAGCGTATGAAGTACAAAAAGCAAATATTTCAATTGATGGGCGCAGCTTTGAGTTTGACAGTAAGAACTGTAGTACGGAACAGTTAAATGGAAGTACTGATGAGTTGGAAGAAGATAGGTTAACACCTCGAGAAATTCCAAGTGAATTTGAGAATCATAATCGAACTATGGAAGATAACAAAGGGGTTAATAAACCAGTTGAACCTGAGGATATCAATGGGTTCACAGTCATTGGTAATGGGCTTTCTGAAGAAATAGTTGCTGAAAAACCTGTGAAAAATGAGACTTGTGAACCATCTTCAGCAGAAATAAATGCTTCTTTTGATGACCCACCCTTCCAAGAAAACTTTGGTGCTTGTAATGTACAATCGACCAAGAAGCAAAATGATTCGGAAGTTGAGTTTGATCATAGTGATAAAAGTGCCAACACCATTCCAATGACAGACACGGAGAGGCCATTCGTGAAGGATGAGCTGATTTCCGAAGAAGATGCAAAAATCATGAATCTTGTTGCATTGGACAGTAATGCAAGGAAAGACGCCAATGCTCATGAGAATGGCTGTAACAAGGATACTTTATATGATCTTGAGTATTTGTTCGAGCTTGGCTCTGTTCTCGTAGAGTATAAAAGAGCAGAAGCTGCCTGTGCCGCCGCACATTGTTTGCATGGCCGGTTATTTGATGGTCGTGTTGTAGCAGTGTCCTATGTTGATCATGATCTGTACCAAAGGAGGTTTGGCAAGTAA